In one Pseudomonas marginalis genomic region, the following are encoded:
- a CDS encoding integrase domain-containing protein, with protein MALVGRRDGRNFGYGRQLSYAGPQALQDLFGGGHYGTVKAHSDRWQTFVRWCRSEDGPGVNDARQIDRQTLLDYAEHLRHLVERSDLAIATAQNRLSSVNRTLAALRGDQYVKVPSPSKALGMRRTSVRRSVPQGQDREHVKRVVEVLCAHQKPRAAAIAQFARATGMRLREAILADLPRLKREAEQYGKINIQDGTKGDRSGASAPRWIRADDHIREALKFAEQVLPDGSRNLLAPNETYLDFQRGIVRPARDILHQYNLKGFHELRAAYACERYEQITHHPAPINGGHCYQLDRRLDQEARVQISYELGHNRIVVVAAYIGGRA; from the coding sequence ATGGCATTGGTAGGTAGACGGGATGGGCGGAATTTCGGTTATGGCCGGCAACTGAGCTACGCCGGGCCGCAAGCGCTGCAAGACCTGTTTGGCGGTGGGCATTACGGGACGGTCAAAGCACACAGTGATCGTTGGCAGACGTTCGTGCGCTGGTGTCGGTCGGAGGATGGCCCGGGAGTTAATGATGCACGGCAGATTGATCGGCAGACCTTGCTGGATTACGCGGAGCATCTGCGTCACCTGGTTGAGCGCAGCGATCTCGCCATCGCCACTGCGCAAAACCGATTGTCCAGCGTCAATCGGACCCTGGCAGCGCTTCGCGGTGATCAGTATGTGAAAGTACCGAGTCCGAGCAAGGCGCTAGGAATGCGGCGCACCAGTGTTCGTCGTTCGGTGCCGCAAGGCCAAGACCGCGAACATGTGAAGAGGGTCGTAGAGGTGCTTTGCGCACACCAGAAGCCGCGTGCCGCAGCCATCGCTCAATTTGCGCGAGCCACCGGCATGCGCTTACGTGAGGCCATTTTGGCCGACCTGCCGCGCTTAAAACGTGAGGCCGAACAATACGGCAAGATCAACATCCAGGATGGCACCAAGGGGGACCGCTCAGGTGCCTCGGCACCTCGCTGGATCAGGGCGGATGATCATATTCGCGAGGCGCTGAAATTCGCCGAACAGGTCTTACCCGACGGTAGCCGCAACCTACTTGCACCGAACGAAACCTACCTCGATTTCCAACGGGGAATCGTCCGTCCTGCACGGGACATCCTCCATCAGTACAACCTCAAAGGCTTCCACGAATTGCGGGCAGCCTATGCGTGCGAACGCTATGAGCAAATCACCCACCATCCCGCCCCCATCAACGGTGGCCATTGCTATCAACTCGACCGACGTCTCGATCAGGAAGCCCGAGTACAAATCAGCTATGAGCTGGGGCACAACCGTATCGTCGTGGTGGCCGCTTACATTGGTGGTCGCGCATGA
- a CDS encoding tyrosine-type recombinase/integrase, with product MPRLAIPLSDLQCRTAKTRERAYKLFDGGGMYLFVKPNGVKTWRLKYTKPSGKEGTLIIGNYPIVTLSVARRKRDEAKALLLDNLDPMEEKKKAKIVAQRAALLFETVAMEWHADMSRRWTEGHAKTVMSRLRTHVFPHIGQRPIAELDTHDLLEITQRIKERGTMDVALRVQNYLSTIMRGAKRARQITMNPALDLAGSIHAPRTVHRPALSLNRLPELLQRIDNYNGRELTRLAVLLTLHVFVRSSELRFARWSEFDLQRAMWEIPDTRAPIEGVRNSTRGTKMNGDIQMVPLSPQVIEILERLRSLSRFSELVLPGDHKYWKPMSENTVNTMLRNVGYDTSKDVCGHGFRTMACSALLESGLWTDAAIERQMSHKERNRVRAAYIHKAEFLEQRRLIMAWWSNYIDANRSGHVTPHEFAHPVGNNITALQNSRGASKRG from the coding sequence ATGCCACGTCTAGCGATCCCCCTCAGCGACCTGCAATGCCGCACGGCCAAAACCCGCGAGCGCGCCTACAAACTGTTCGACGGTGGCGGCATGTACCTTTTCGTCAAACCCAATGGCGTGAAGACCTGGCGCTTGAAGTACACCAAGCCCAGCGGCAAGGAAGGTACGCTCATCATCGGCAATTACCCCATCGTTACCCTTTCCGTCGCACGACGTAAGCGAGACGAAGCCAAGGCGTTGCTGCTCGACAACCTCGACCCAATGGAAGAAAAGAAGAAGGCCAAGATCGTAGCCCAGCGGGCGGCACTGCTTTTCGAAACCGTTGCCATGGAGTGGCACGCCGATATGTCCCGCCGCTGGACCGAAGGCCATGCAAAAACAGTAATGAGCCGACTGCGCACCCACGTCTTCCCGCACATCGGCCAACGACCGATCGCTGAACTCGATACCCACGACCTGCTAGAGATCACCCAGCGCATCAAGGAACGCGGCACCATGGATGTGGCGTTAAGGGTACAGAACTACTTATCCACCATCATGCGCGGGGCCAAAAGGGCTCGGCAGATCACCATGAATCCTGCACTGGATCTGGCAGGCTCGATTCACGCGCCGCGCACAGTCCATCGCCCCGCCCTATCCCTCAACCGCCTACCCGAACTGCTACAACGCATCGACAACTACAACGGTCGCGAGCTGACGCGCCTTGCCGTCCTGTTGACGTTGCATGTATTCGTCCGCTCCAGCGAACTACGCTTCGCTAGATGGAGTGAGTTCGACCTTCAACGCGCCATGTGGGAAATCCCCGATACTCGCGCACCGATTGAAGGGGTACGCAACTCCACACGTGGGACCAAGATGAACGGCGACATTCAAATGGTTCCGCTATCGCCGCAGGTCATCGAAATACTGGAGCGCCTGCGCAGCCTCAGTCGCTTTTCAGAGTTGGTGCTACCGGGCGACCACAAGTACTGGAAGCCCATGTCCGAGAACACGGTGAACACCATGCTCCGCAACGTCGGCTATGACACCAGTAAGGACGTGTGCGGCCACGGCTTCAGGACCATGGCCTGTAGCGCCCTGCTTGAGTCCGGGTTATGGACCGACGCAGCCATCGAAAGACAAATGAGCCACAAGGAACGCAACCGTGTGCGTGCCGCGTATATCCACAAAGCTGAATTTCTGGAGCAGCGCCGGCTGATCATGGCGTGGTGGAGCAACTACATTGATGCCAATCGCAGCGGCCATGTAACGCCTCACGAATTCGCTCACCCAGTCGGCAACAACATCACCGCCCTACAAAATAGCCGTGGCGCATCCAAACGTGGGTAA
- the bcsQ gene encoding cellulose biosynthesis protein BcsQ encodes MSRADDISKLFNKLGANPNGYREIDFIHEFIEDDVEVLESPEVVAPPPAVAALLDEAPSAPLLRLLEELNHGDADHLPLSEVISGPQGEVYSEQSTPKVVVVVSVKGGVGRSTLSAAIASGLQRQGHPALALDLDPQNALRHHLCLGLDFPGIGATSLLNESWEALPERGFGGCRLVAFGGTDHEQQQSLNRWLGQDPEWLGKRLASLKLNGQDTVIIDVPAGNTVYLRQAMSVADAVLVVVQSDVASFSTLEQMDSVLAPYLQRAKPPQRFYVINQLDAAHRFSLDMAEVFKTRLGSALLGTVHRDLAFSEAQAYGRDPLDPTVNSIGCQDVHALCRALLERIDSDLP; translated from the coding sequence GTGAGTCGAGCAGATGACATTTCAAAACTATTCAACAAGCTGGGTGCCAACCCGAATGGCTACCGCGAAATCGACTTTATCCATGAGTTTATCGAGGACGATGTAGAGGTCCTGGAAAGCCCGGAGGTTGTTGCTCCCCCGCCTGCAGTGGCAGCTCTCTTGGATGAAGCCCCATCGGCCCCGTTGTTGCGTTTGCTCGAAGAGCTGAACCATGGCGATGCCGACCACCTGCCACTGTCCGAAGTAATATCGGGCCCGCAAGGCGAGGTGTATTCGGAGCAGTCCACGCCGAAAGTGGTGGTGGTGGTTTCGGTTAAAGGGGGTGTCGGCCGTAGCACCTTGTCTGCTGCGATTGCCAGTGGCTTGCAGCGCCAGGGGCACCCGGCGCTTGCCCTCGACCTGGACCCGCAAAACGCCCTGCGTCACCACCTGTGCCTGGGCCTCGACTTCCCTGGCATCGGCGCTACCAGCTTGCTTAACGAAAGCTGGGAAGCCCTGCCTGAACGCGGCTTTGGCGGTTGCCGCCTGGTGGCGTTCGGTGGCACTGACCACGAGCAGCAGCAGAGCTTGAATCGCTGGTTGGGTCAGGATCCCGAGTGGCTTGGCAAGCGTTTGGCCAGCCTTAAGCTGAACGGCCAGGACACGGTCATCATCGACGTACCGGCGGGCAACACCGTGTACCTCCGCCAAGCCATGTCGGTTGCCGACGCGGTGCTGGTGGTGGTGCAGTCGGATGTGGCGTCGTTCAGCACCCTGGAGCAGATGGACAGCGTGCTGGCGCCATACCTGCAACGCGCAAAACCGCCACAACGCTTTTATGTGATCAACCAGTTGGACGCCGCCCACCGCTTCAGCCTGGACATGGCCGAGGTGTTCAAGACGCGCCTCGGCAGTGCCCTGCTGGGCACGGTACACCGCGACCTGGCGTTCAGCGAAGCCCAGGCCTACGGGCGTGATCCCCTCGACCCTACCGTCAACAGTATCGGCTGCCAGGACGTCCACGCCCTGTGCCGCGCCTTGCTCGAACGCATCGACTCGGACCTTCCATGA
- the bcsA gene encoding UDP-forming cellulose synthase catalytic subunit, with protein sequence MTDNTSSTPFVEGRAEQRLNGAIARFNRWPAALRTVLVFASCVLGALLFFGVISAPLDLYSQCLFAVVCFMAVLVLRKIPGRLAILALVVLSLVASLRYMFWRLTSTLGFETWLDMFFGYGLVAAEFYALIVLIFGYVQTAWPLRRTPVWLKTEPEEWPTVDVFIPTYNEALSIVKLTIFAAQAMDWPKDKLRVHVLDDGRRDDFREFCRKVGVNYIRRDNNFHAKAGNLNEALKVTDGEYVALFDADHVPTRSFLQVSLGWFLKDPKLAMLQTPHFFFSPDPFEKNLDTFRAVPNEGELFYGLVQDGNDLWNATFFCGSCAVIRREPLLAIGGVAVETVTEDAHTALKLNRLGYNTAYLAIPQAAGLATESLSRHINQRIRWARGMAQIFRTDNPLLGKGLKWGQRICYANAMLHFFYGLPRLVFLTAPLAYLVFGAEIFHASALMIVAYVLPHLVHSSLTNSRIQGRFRHSFWNEVYETVLAWYILPPVLVALVNPKAGGFNVTDKGGIIDKQFFDWKLARPYLVLLAVNLVGLGFGIHQLIWGDASTAVTVAINLTWTLYNLIITSAAVAVASEARQVRSEPRVSAKLPVSIICADGRVLDGTTQDFSQNGFGLMLTDGHSITQGERVQLVLSRNGQDSLFDARVVFSKGAQIGAQFEPLSLRQQSELVRLTFSRADTWAASWGAGQPDTPLAALREVSSIGIGGLFTLGRATLHELRLALSRTPKKPLDTLMDKP encoded by the coding sequence ATGACCGACAATACGTCCTCCACGCCCTTCGTCGAAGGGCGCGCTGAACAGCGCCTGAATGGCGCCATCGCGCGCTTCAATCGCTGGCCTGCGGCACTACGTACGGTGCTGGTATTTGCCAGTTGCGTGCTCGGTGCCCTGCTGTTTTTTGGCGTTATCAGTGCGCCGCTGGACCTCTACAGCCAATGCCTGTTTGCCGTTGTGTGCTTCATGGCGGTGCTGGTGCTGCGCAAGATCCCGGGGCGCCTGGCAATCCTCGCGCTGGTGGTGTTGTCGCTGGTGGCCTCGCTGCGCTACATGTTCTGGCGACTCACCTCCACCCTGGGCTTTGAAACCTGGCTCGACATGTTCTTCGGCTACGGCCTGGTCGCCGCCGAGTTCTACGCCCTGATCGTGCTGATCTTCGGCTACGTACAAACCGCCTGGCCGCTGCGTCGCACCCCGGTGTGGCTCAAGACCGAGCCGGAAGAATGGCCGACGGTGGATGTGTTCATCCCCACCTATAACGAAGCGCTGAGCATCGTAAAACTGACCATCTTCGCCGCCCAGGCGATGGACTGGCCCAAGGACAAGCTGCGTGTGCACGTGCTCGATGACGGCCGCCGTGATGACTTTCGCGAGTTCTGCCGCAAGGTCGGGGTCAACTACATCCGTCGCGACAACAACTTCCACGCCAAGGCCGGTAATCTCAACGAAGCGTTGAAGGTCACCGACGGCGAATACGTCGCGCTGTTCGACGCCGACCACGTGCCGACGCGCTCCTTCCTGCAAGTCAGCCTTGGCTGGTTCCTCAAGGATCCGAAGCTGGCGATGCTGCAAACGCCGCACTTCTTCTTCTCGCCGGACCCGTTCGAAAAGAACCTCGACACCTTCCGCGCCGTGCCCAACGAGGGCGAGTTGTTCTACGGCCTGGTGCAGGACGGCAACGACCTGTGGAACGCCACCTTCTTCTGCGGCTCGTGTGCGGTGATTCGCCGTGAGCCGCTGCTGGCAATCGGCGGGGTAGCCGTCGAGACCGTGACCGAAGACGCCCACACCGCGCTCAAGCTCAACCGCCTGGGCTACAACACGGCGTACCTGGCGATCCCGCAAGCTGCGGGCCTGGCCACGGAAAGCCTGTCGCGCCACATCAACCAGCGGATCCGCTGGGCGCGGGGCATGGCGCAGATCTTCCGCACCGACAACCCGTTGCTGGGCAAGGGCCTCAAGTGGGGCCAGCGCATCTGCTACGCCAACGCTATGTTGCACTTCTTTTATGGTTTGCCGCGTTTGGTATTCCTCACCGCACCGCTGGCCTATTTGGTCTTTGGCGCGGAGATTTTCCATGCCTCGGCGCTGATGATCGTCGCTTATGTACTGCCGCACCTGGTGCATTCAAGCCTGACCAACTCACGCATCCAGGGCCGCTTCCGGCACTCGTTCTGGAACGAGGTATACGAGACCGTACTGGCCTGGTACATCCTGCCGCCGGTGCTGGTGGCGCTGGTCAACCCCAAGGCCGGCGGCTTCAACGTCACCGACAAGGGCGGCATCATCGACAAGCAGTTCTTCGACTGGAAGCTGGCGCGCCCTTACCTGGTGCTGTTGGCCGTGAACCTGGTCGGCCTGGGCTTTGGTATCCATCAGTTGATCTGGGGCGATGCGTCCACGGCTGTGACGGTGGCGATCAACCTGACCTGGACCCTCTACAACCTGATCATCACCAGCGCCGCTGTCGCCGTGGCCTCGGAGGCGCGCCAGGTGCGTTCCGAGCCGCGCGTCAGCGCCAAGCTACCGGTGAGCATTATCTGTGCCGACGGCCGTGTGCTGGATGGCACTACCCAGGATTTCTCGCAGAACGGCTTCGGCCTGATGCTCACCGATGGTCACTCGATCACCCAGGGCGAGCGCGTGCAACTGGTGCTCTCGCGCAACGGTCAGGACAGCCTGTTCGATGCGCGCGTGGTGTTCAGCAAAGGGGCGCAGATCGGCGCCCAGTTCGAACCCCTCAGCCTGCGCCAGCAAAGCGAATTGGTACGCCTGACCTTCTCCCGCGCCGACACCTGGGCCGCGAGCTGGGGCGCCGGCCAACCGGATACGCCGCTGGCGGCCCTGCGCGAAGTCAGCTCCATCGGCATCGGCGGCCTGTTCACCCTCGGCCGCGCCACCCTACACGAACTGCGTCTGGCCTTGAGCCGCACCCCCAAAAAACCGCTTGATACGCTGATGGACAAGCCATGA
- the bcsB gene encoding cellulose biosynthesis cyclic di-GMP-binding regulatory protein BcsB, whose amino-acid sequence MTSKIFARPHPRRALALMIASLMGFNTLAQAAEQAVTTVPVQSTDNGYSLTLKQLGRRDTMNLQGVESSDSVNFDIRADEVVKGAQLLLKYSYSPALLADLSQINVLVNGEVAASLALPKEGAGTQQEQLVQIPPKLITEFNRLSLQFIGHYTMSCEDPLHSSLWAKISNSSELKVQVEPIVLKDDLAVLPLPFFDKRDARRVSLPFVFATAPDSAALEAAGALSSWIGGLASYRGATFPTTLGELPAKGNAIVLVQTAEAMDVHGVAIAKPTGPTLTLIANPTDANGKLLIVTGRDAQELKRAATAVVLGSPVLAGNSVVITKLEALAPRRPYDAPNWLPSNRPVRLGELVEQQKLSVSGYNPGAISVDMRLPPDLFNWREEGVPLHLKYRYTPQQVSTNSALLIGLNDQFMKSVALPSVTNLGGGQTLLDQLKKDESLPREVTTLLPISSASPKSKLQLRFMYDYIKEGECRDIIVDNMRGSVDPDSTLDVTGYQHYIAMPNLGVFNDSGFPFTRLADLSESAVVMPDNFGTDEITAYLTVLGRFGEATGYPATAVKVVQAKDVQSVADKDLLVLATAANQPLLKQWQQYLPATSDGAQHQFLLSDLPRYVRSWVSPDPAANIHKANTGITFNSLSSSTWLAGFQSPLKSGRSVVLIASNQPQGLLEATSALIGGDDYKDSIQGSLAVVQGTQISSLVADEQYYVGKLNYFKFMQWQLSQHLGWMLLITFLSLAVVTSLIYLSLRARAKRRLA is encoded by the coding sequence ATGACCTCGAAGATTTTCGCTCGCCCTCATCCGCGCCGTGCACTCGCGCTGATGATCGCCTCGCTGATGGGTTTCAATACCCTGGCGCAAGCTGCCGAGCAAGCGGTGACCACCGTGCCCGTGCAAAGCACCGACAACGGCTACAGCCTGACCCTCAAGCAATTGGGGCGTCGCGACACCATGAACCTGCAAGGGGTGGAGTCTTCCGACAGCGTCAACTTCGACATTCGTGCCGACGAAGTGGTCAAGGGCGCGCAACTGTTGCTCAAGTACAGCTACTCGCCGGCGTTGCTGGCGGACCTGTCGCAGATCAACGTGCTGGTCAACGGCGAAGTAGCCGCCAGCCTGGCGTTGCCCAAAGAGGGGGCCGGCACTCAGCAGGAACAACTGGTGCAGATCCCGCCGAAGTTGATCACCGAATTCAACCGCTTGAGTCTGCAGTTCATCGGTCACTACACCATGTCCTGCGAAGACCCGTTGCACAGCAGCCTGTGGGCCAAGATCAGCAACAGCAGTGAGCTGAAAGTGCAGGTCGAGCCGATCGTCCTCAAGGACGACCTGGCCGTGCTGCCGCTGCCATTCTTCGATAAGCGTGACGCGCGCCGGGTGAGCCTGCCGTTCGTGTTCGCGACCGCGCCGGACAGTGCCGCCCTGGAAGCGGCCGGTGCGTTGTCGTCTTGGATCGGCGGCCTCGCCAGCTACCGTGGCGCGACCTTCCCGACCACCCTCGGCGAGCTGCCGGCCAAGGGCAATGCCATCGTGTTGGTGCAAACCGCCGAAGCCATGGATGTGCACGGTGTCGCCATCGCCAAGCCGACCGGCCCGACGTTGACCCTGATCGCCAACCCCACCGACGCCAATGGCAAGCTGCTGATCGTCACCGGCCGTGACGCGCAAGAGCTCAAGCGCGCCGCCACCGCCGTGGTGCTGGGTAGCCCGGTATTGGCCGGCAACAGCGTGGTCATCACCAAGCTCGAAGCCCTCGCGCCGCGCCGTCCCTATGACGCCCCGAACTGGCTGCCGAGCAACCGCCCGGTGCGCCTCGGTGAGTTGGTCGAGCAGCAGAAACTCAGTGTGTCGGGCTACAATCCCGGCGCCATCAGCGTTGACATGCGCCTGCCGCCTGACCTGTTCAACTGGCGTGAAGAAGGCGTGCCGCTGCACCTCAAATACCGTTACACCCCACAGCAGGTGTCGACCAATTCCGCGCTGCTGATCGGTCTGAATGACCAGTTCATGAAGTCCGTGGCGCTGCCGTCGGTGACCAACCTGGGCGGCGGTCAAACCCTGCTCGACCAGTTGAAGAAAGACGAAAGCCTGCCCCGTGAAGTGACGACCCTGTTGCCGATCAGCTCGGCATCGCCCAAGTCCAAGCTGCAGTTGCGCTTTATGTACGACTACATCAAGGAAGGCGAATGCCGCGACATTATCGTCGACAACATGCGCGGTTCCGTCGACCCGGACTCGACCCTCGATGTCACCGGTTACCAGCACTACATCGCCATGCCTAACCTGGGTGTGTTCAACGACTCCGGTTTCCCGTTCACGCGCCTGGCCGACCTGTCGGAATCCGCCGTGGTCATGCCGGACAACTTCGGCACCGATGAAATCACCGCTTACCTGACCGTGCTCGGCCGCTTCGGCGAAGCCACCGGTTACCCGGCGACTGCCGTGAAAGTGGTACAGGCCAAAGATGTGCAAAGCGTCGCCGACAAGGACCTGCTGGTGCTCGCCACCGCCGCCAACCAACCGCTGCTCAAGCAGTGGCAGCAGTACCTGCCGGCGACCAGCGATGGCGCGCAGCATCAGTTCCTGTTGTCGGACCTGCCGCGTTATGTGCGCAGCTGGGTCAGCCCCGATCCGGCGGCCAATATCCACAAGGCCAATACCGGGATCACCTTCAACAGCTTGAGCAGCAGCACCTGGCTGGCCGGTTTCCAATCGCCGCTCAAGTCCGGGCGCAGCGTGGTCCTGATCGCCAGCAACCAGCCGCAAGGCCTGCTGGAAGCTACCTCCGCCCTGATCGGCGGCGACGACTACAAAGATTCGATCCAGGGCAGCCTGGCGGTGGTGCAAGGCACGCAGATCAGCTCGCTGGTGGCGGACGAGCAGTACTACGTCGGCAAGCTCAACTACTTCAAGTTCATGCAGTGGCAACTGTCCCAGCACCTGGGGTGGATGCTGTTGATCACCTTCCTCAGTCTGGCGGTGGTCACGTCGCTGATCTACCTGTCGCTGCGTGCCCGTGCAAAACGGCGGTTGGCATGA
- the bcsZ gene encoding cellulose synthase complex periplasmic endoglucanase BcsZ gives MSPLRSMALIALGSLMCAGVAQAQSCDWPLWQNYAKRFVQDDGRVLNSSMKPTESSSEGQSYAMFFALVGNDRGSFDKLWTWTKANMSGADIGQNLPGWLWGKKPDNTWGVIDPNSASDADLWMAYALLEAARVWNAPQYRADAQLMLANVERNLIVRVPGLGKMLLPGPVGYAHAGGLWRFNPSYQVLAQLRRFHKERPNAGWNEVAESNARMLADTASNPHGLAANWVGYRATSANTGLFVVDPFSDDLGSYDAIRTYMWAGMTAKADPLAAGMLKSLGGMSRATAAAATGFPPEKIHVTTGEVEKNNGYSPIGFSASTIAFFQARGETALAQLQKAKVDDALNKALAPSAPDSAQPIYYDYMLSLFSQGFSDQKYRFEQDGTVKLSWEAACAVTR, from the coding sequence ATGAGCCCGCTGCGTAGCATGGCCCTGATAGCGCTGGGCTCGCTGATGTGTGCTGGTGTGGCGCAGGCGCAGAGCTGCGACTGGCCGTTGTGGCAGAACTATGCCAAGCGCTTCGTGCAGGACGACGGCCGCGTGCTCAACTCCTCCATGAAACCTACCGAGAGCAGCTCGGAAGGGCAGTCCTACGCGATGTTCTTCGCCCTGGTCGGCAACGACCGTGGCAGCTTCGACAAGCTGTGGACCTGGACCAAGGCCAACATGTCGGGGGCCGATATCGGCCAGAACCTGCCAGGTTGGTTGTGGGGCAAAAAGCCTGACAACACCTGGGGCGTGATCGACCCCAATTCTGCCAGCGACGCGGATTTGTGGATGGCCTACGCCCTGCTTGAAGCGGCCCGCGTGTGGAATGCACCGCAATACCGCGCCGATGCGCAATTGATGCTGGCCAATGTGGAACGCAACCTGATCGTGCGTGTGCCGGGCCTGGGCAAGATGCTGTTGCCGGGGCCGGTGGGTTACGCCCATGCCGGTGGTCTGTGGCGGTTCAACCCGAGCTACCAGGTGCTGGCGCAGCTACGTCGCTTCCATAAAGAGCGGCCGAATGCCGGCTGGAACGAAGTGGCCGAAAGCAACGCGCGGATGCTCGCCGACACCGCCAGCAACCCCCATGGCCTGGCGGCTAACTGGGTCGGTTACCGCGCGACCAGTGCCAACACCGGGCTGTTTGTGGTCGACCCGTTCTCCGATGACCTGGGCAGCTACGACGCGATCCGCACCTACATGTGGGCCGGCATGACCGCCAAGGCCGATCCACTCGCGGCGGGCATGCTCAAGTCCCTGGGGGGCATGTCCCGGGCGACGGCTGCGGCGGCCACCGGCTTCCCGCCGGAGAAAATCCACGTCACCACCGGCGAAGTCGAGAAGAACAACGGCTATTCGCCGATCGGCTTCTCGGCGTCGACCATTGCCTTCTTCCAGGCCCGTGGCGAAACCGCCCTGGCACAACTGCAAAAGGCCAAGGTCGACGACGCGCTCAACAAAGCCCTGGCGCCCTCGGCGCCGGACAGCGCGCAGCCGATCTACTACGACTACATGCTCAGCCTGTTCAGCCAAGGCTTTTCCGATCAGAAGTACCGTTTTGAACAAGATGGTACGGTCAAACTTTCCTGGGAGGCAGCATGCGCCGTCACACGCTAG